From the genome of Pseudomonadota bacterium:
TACATCGAGGAGAATTTCGGGGCCGAGCGGCGGTCCCGCCTCATGCAGCGCATCGCCGAGCGCCAGGCCCTCCATGCCGGCCTCGAGCAGGCGGAGCGGCAGCTCCGGCGCGACCCATGCCCGCTCCTGGAGGACGGTCGCTGCTCGGTCTATCCCGTCCGACCGATGATCTGCCGCTCCTTCAATTCCATGAACGTGGCGACCTGCGAGCGCGAGATCCTGGGCGGCGGCAACCCTGAGGGCATCGATGCCTGGCGGATCCCCTGGCTGGTGGGCCTCGCCGTCAATGAGGGCTTGATGACCGGGCTGGTGGAGGCCGGCTATGTCGACGGCGATGTGGAGCTGGTCGCGGGGTTGGCAATCGCGCTGGGCCAGCCCAATACCGCGGAGCGATGGCTGGCGCATGAGCCGTCGCTGGCGCCGGCGCAGTGGCGCATCGCGCCCGCCGACGATCCCGAAGACCCGGCTTGAAGGCGCATTGAGCGCTTGAAGCCGAGTTGACAGGGGGCCGGCGGCGGCCAATGTTGACCCCATGACCGACAAAATCGGCATTGCGCTCGCCCAGATCAACCCGGTCGTGGGCGACATAGAAGGCAACCTCGCCAAGCTCCGCTGGGCCAGGCTGGAGGCCGCCTGGCTCGGCGCCGATCTGGTGGTGCCGGGCGAGCTCGCGGTTTCCGGCTATCCGCCCGAGGATCTGGTGCTGAAGCCGGCCTTCCTTGCCGCCGTGGTGGACGCGGTCGAGGGCCTCGCCGCCGATACCGCCGATGGCGGCCCTGCCGTGCTGGCGACGGCACCCTGGCCCCACGAGGGCAAGACCCGCAATGCCGCCCTCTTGCTGGATGGCGGCAAGATCGTCTCCACGCGCTTCAAGCACGATCTGCCGAACTACGGCGTGTTCGACGAGAAGCGCGTCTTCGCGCCCGGGCCGATGCCGGGCCCGATGGTCTGCCGCGGCGTGCGCCTGGGCGTGATGATCTGCGAAGATATGTGGACGCCGGATGCGGCGGAGACCCTGGAGGAATCCGGCGCCGAGATCCTGATCGTGCCCAACGGCTCGCCCTTCGAGCTGGACAAGCTCGACACCCGCCACGGTCTGGGCGTGGCACGCGTGGCGGAGACCGGGCTGCCTCTCGTCTATGTCAACCAGATCGGCGGCCAGGACGAGGTGGTCTTCGACGGCGCCTCCTTCGTGCTCGCCGCCGACGGCAGCACTCCCGTGCAGCTTCCGGCGTGGCAGGAGACGGTGTCTTTGACGCTCTGGCGGCGGGGCGCTGCGGGCTGGCGCTGCGAGCCGGGCCTGCAGGTACCGCCTTCCGCCGGGCTCGAGGCGATCTATCAGGCGATGATGCTGGGCTTGCGCGACTATGTCCGCAAGAACCGGTTTCCCGGCGTCATCCTCGGGCTGTCCGGCGGCATCGATTCCGCCTTGACCGCGGCGGTCGCCGCCGACGCGCTGGGCCCGAGTCAGGTCCACTGCGTGATGATGCCGTCGCCCTATACCAGCTCCGAGTCGCTCGAGGATGCGGCCGAAGTCGCCCGGCTCTTGAGCGTCCGTCTCGATACCGTTCCGATCGAGCCGGCGATGCAGGCCTTCGCCCGGATGCTGGCGCCCAGCTTCGACTCGCTGCCGGCGGACATCACGGAAGAGAACCTGCAGAGCCGGGCGCGCGGCATCACCTTGATGGCGCTCTCCAACAAATTCGGCCCGATGGTGCTCTCGACCGGCAACAAGTCGGAGATGTCGGTCGGCTATGCCACGCTCTATGGCGACATGTGCGGCGGCTATGCAGTGCTCAAGGACATCTACAAGATGACCGTCTTCCAGCTCGCCCGCTGGCGCAACCAGCTCTGGCCCGCTGGCGCGCTCGGCCCCGCCGGCCGGGTCATGCCCGAGCGCGTCATCACCAAGCCGCCTTCGGCCGAGCTCAAGCCCAACCAGACCGACCAGGACACGCTGCCGGCCTATGAAGTGCTGGACGACATCCTGAGCGGGCTCATCGAGCGCGAGGAGGACGTGGCCGCCATCGTCGCCCGCGGCCATGACGAGGCGACCGTGCGCCGGGTGTGGCGCATGCTGGACCGCGCCGAATACAAGCGGCGCCAGGCGCCGCCCGGCGTGAAGATCACGTCGCGCGCCTTCGGCCGCGACCGCCGCTACCCCATCACCAACGCGTTTCAGAGATAGACGGCGTGACCACGGTCAACGAGGCCCCCACCCTAACCCTCCCCCGCCTGCGGCGAGGGAGGGGAGATGAGCGCTTCGGCTCCCTCCCCCAGCGTCTGCTGGGGGAGGGCCGGGGTGGGGGCATGCGCGACCGGTGCTCTCTCCTGGAAATCTAGCGGATCATGTCCGTGCTCGTCCGGATCGCGCCGAGTCCCACGGGTCGGCTGCATATCGGCAACAGCCGGACGGCGCTGGTGAACTGGCTGTTCGCGCGCCGCCAGGGCGGGCGCTTCCTGCTCCGCCTCGATGACACCGACATGGAGCGCTCGACCGCGGAGTTCGCGCTCAGCATCGAGGAGGATATGCGCTGGCTCGGTCTCGATTGGGACCTGTTCGCGCGCCAATCCGATCGCATGGGACGCTACGCCGAGGCCGAGGCGCGCCTGAAGGCCATGGGCCGGCTCTATCCCTGCTACGAGAGCCCGGAGGAGTTGGCGCTCCGCCGCAAGGTGCAGCTCGCCGCAGGTAAGCCGCCGATCTACGATCGCGCCGGGCTCAGCTTGACCGAGGCCGATTGCGCGCGCTTCGAGGCCGAAGGAAGGCGGCCGCATTGGCGCTTCAAGCTCGAGCATGGGCCGATCGCCTGGACCGACCTCGTTAGGGGCGCGGTGGTCTTCGACGGCGCCAAGCTCGGCGACCCGGTCCTGGTGCGCGCCGACGGGCGGCCGATCTATGGGCTGGCCAGCGTGGTCGACGACATCGACTTCAAGGTGAGCCACATCATTCGCGGCGAGGATCATGTCGACAACACCGCGGTGCATATCCAGCTCTTTCGGGCGCTGGCGGCTCCGGTGCCGGAATTCGCCCATCTGCCGCTGATCGCCGATACCGAGGGCGGCAAGCTGTCGAAGCGCATCGGCAGCCTCGGCGTGGCGGAGCTGCGCCGGGACGGCATCGAGCCGATGGCGCTCAACAGCCTCTTGGCCCATCTCGGCACCTCCGATGCGATCGAGCCCCATGGCTCGCTGGAGGCGCTCGCCCAGCACTTCGATCTCGGCCATTTCGCCCGTTCGACGCCGCGCTTCGATCCCCATGAGCTGGAACAGCTCAATCACCGGCTGATCCAGACGATGCCGTTTCATGCCGTCGCCGACCGGCTGAATCGGTCGGGCATCGACGCCGATGAGCGGTTCTGGCTGGCGGTCAAGCCGAACCTGACGCGCATCGCCGATGCGGCTTCCTGGTGGCAGGTGTGCCGTGGCGCGGTGGCGCCGGCGATCGCCGATCCCGGCTTCACCGAGACGGCGCGCAGCTTGCTGCCGCCCGAGCCTTGGGACGAGGCGACCTGGGGACGCTGGACCGATGAGGTGAAGGCGGCCACAGCGCGCAAGGGCAAGGCGTTGTTCCTGCCCTTGCGGCTGGCGCTCACCGGCCGCGACCATGGACCGGAATTGCGCAATCTGCTACCCCTCATCGGCCGCGCCCGGGCCGAGGCCCGGCTCGGCGGCAAGACCGCCTGAAGCGACCGAAAAGCGATGCCGCTCAAGCTCCACAACACGCTGACAAGGCGGAAGGAGGAATTCCTTCCGCTCGACCCGAACCATGTCCGCATGTATGTGTGCGGCAACACGGTCTACGACCTGGCGCATATCGGCAATGCGCGCCCGGTTATCGTCTTCGACGTGCTGAATCGCCTGCTCCGGCGGCTCTATCCGCGCGTGACCTTCGTGCGCAACGTCACCGACGTCGATGACAAGATCATCAAGCGATCACGCGAGGCGGGCGAGCCGATCGAGCGCCTGACGGAGCGGACGACGACCGACTTCCAGCAGGACATGCGGGCCTTGGGCGCGCTCGAGCCCGACGTTGAGCCGCGCGCCACCCAGCACATCCCGCAGATGATCGGGATGATCGAAGCCCTCATCGCCAAGGGGCACGCCTATGCGGCCGATGGTCACGTGCTGTTCAGCGTGCCTTCGATGGCGGACTACGGCCAGCTTTCCCGGCACAGCCGCGACGAGCTCATTGCCGGCGCCCGGGTGGACGTGGCGCCCTACAAGAAGGACCCGGCGGATTTCGTCTTGTGGAAGCCGTCGGATGCCGCGCAGCCCGGCTGGGATTCGCCCTGGGGCCGCGGTCGTCCGGGCTGGCACATCGAATGCTCGGCCATGGCCAAGCAGTATCTCGGGCCGGTCTTCGACATTCATGGCGGCGGCCAGGACCTGATCTTCCCCCATCATGAGAACGAGATCGCCCAGAGCCGTTGCGCCCACGGCACGCCCTTCATGGCGCGCACCTGGCTGCACAATGGCATGCTGACGCTCGAAGACGTGAAGATGTCGAAATCCCTCGGCAATTTCTTCACCGTCCGCGACTTGTTGAAGGCGTGGCCGGGCGAGGTGCTGCGCTACTACATGCTGACCGGAATCTATCGCCAGCCGCTCAGCTGGACGCGTGCCGGACTCGTAGAGGCGAAGACCGCGCTGGATCGGCTCTACACGGCGCTGCGCAGCGCTGCCGGCGCTCCGGCACTGCCCAGAAATGACGATGTCCCGCTCGATGTCCTGGCGGCGCTCGAAGACGATCTCAACACCCCCTTGGCCTTGAGCCACCTGCACGAGCAGGCGACAGCCCTCAACAAGGCGACCAAGCCTGCCGAGCGGGCCGCGCTCGCCGGCAAGCTTAGGCAGTCGGGCGCGCTCTTGGGCCTGTTGGGCGACCAGCCCGATGCCTGGTTCCAACGCTCGGCATCTGAAGTCGCCGGCTTGGACAGGGAAACCATTGACGGCCTGATCGCCGACCGTCTGGCCGCCCGCAAGGCCAAGAACTTCCGCGAGGCCGACCGCATCCGCGCCGAGCTCGCCGCCAAGGGCGTGGCGCTCGAGGATGGACCAGAGGGCACGACCTGGAAGATGCAAACCGCCGTAGCGAGCGACGCGTGACGGGCCGGCGCATCTATCTCTACGACACCACCCTCAGGGATGGTGCGCAGACCCAGGGCATCGACTTCTCGGTCGAGGACAAGCGGGCGATCGCCGAGGCCTTGGACCAGCTCGGGCTCGACTATCTCGAGGCCGGCTGGCCCGGCGCCAATCCGACCGACGACCGGCTTTTCGCCGAGCCGCCCAATCTCGCCCAGGCGCGGATGGTGGCCTTCGGCATGACCAGGCGCGCCGGCCGCAGTGCCGCCAACGATCCCGGCTTGACCGCGGTGCTGGCCGCGGGCGCCGGCACGGTGTGCCTCGTCGGCAAGGCTTGGGACTTCCAGGTCGAGGTGGCGCTCGGCGCCGACCTCAGGGACAATCTGGCGATGATCGCCGACAGCGTCGCCCACGCGCGAACCCGCGTCGATGAGGTGGTGTTCGACGCCGAGCACTTCTTCGATGGCTACAAGGCCAATCCCGGCTATGCGGTCGACTGCCTCAGATCCGCGCTCGACGCCGGTGCGGCCTGGCTGGTGCTCTGCGACACCAATGGCGGCACCTTGCCGCACGAGATCGAGGAGGTGGTGACGAGCCTCGGTGCCAGCCTGCCGGCCGAGCGGCTCGGCATCCACTGCCATGACGACACCGGCAATGCGGTCGCCAACTCGCTCGCCGCCGTGCGCGCCGGGGCCTGCATGGTGCAAGGCACCTTGAATGGCTTGGGCGAGCGCTGCGGCAACGCCAATCTGGTGACCCTGATCCCGACGCTCATGCTGAAGATGGGCTATGGTACGGGCATCACCGATGCGGGCCTGAAGCAGCTGACCCGCGTTTCCCGGCTTCTGGATGAGCGGCTCAACCGCGCGCCCGACCGCCAGGCACCCTATGTCGGCGAGTCGGCCTTCGCCCACAAGGGCGGCCTGCATGCCGCCGCGGTCGCCCGCGATGCAAGGGCCTATGAGCACATCGAGCCGGAGCGCGTCGGCAATCGCCGCCATGTGGTGGTCTCCGACCAATCCGGCCGCGCCAATCTCGTCGCCCGCTTCCGCGAGATCGGCCTCGAGGTGAAGCCCGACCATCCAGGCCTGGTGGCGCTTCTGGAGACGGTGAAGGCGCGGGAAGCCATGGGCTATGCCTATGACGGCGCCGAGGCGAGCTTCGAGCTCTTGGCCCGCCGGGCGCTGGAGGACGTGCCTCACTATTTCACGCTGAAGCGCTTCCGGGTCATGGATGAGCGG
Proteins encoded in this window:
- a CDS encoding YkgJ family cysteine cluster protein, with the protein product MSEPSEQRVSLEPFFVELGRSLSAATADALQARPNPGQLRVTVDAAMGAFEDAVAGLEKWSGPERKLDCREGCTHCCRLTVLADGATVIRIALYIEENFGAERRSRLMQRIAERQALHAGLEQAERQLRRDPCPLLEDGRCSVYPVRPMICRSFNSMNVATCEREILGGGNPEGIDAWRIPWLVGLAVNEGLMTGLVEAGYVDGDVELVAGLAIALGQPNTAERWLAHEPSLAPAQWRIAPADDPEDPA
- a CDS encoding NAD+ synthase, which translates into the protein MTDKIGIALAQINPVVGDIEGNLAKLRWARLEAAWLGADLVVPGELAVSGYPPEDLVLKPAFLAAVVDAVEGLAADTADGGPAVLATAPWPHEGKTRNAALLLDGGKIVSTRFKHDLPNYGVFDEKRVFAPGPMPGPMVCRGVRLGVMICEDMWTPDAAETLEESGAEILIVPNGSPFELDKLDTRHGLGVARVAETGLPLVYVNQIGGQDEVVFDGASFVLAADGSTPVQLPAWQETVSLTLWRRGAAGWRCEPGLQVPPSAGLEAIYQAMMLGLRDYVRKNRFPGVILGLSGGIDSALTAAVAADALGPSQVHCVMMPSPYTSSESLEDAAEVARLLSVRLDTVPIEPAMQAFARMLAPSFDSLPADITEENLQSRARGITLMALSNKFGPMVLSTGNKSEMSVGYATLYGDMCGGYAVLKDIYKMTVFQLARWRNQLWPAGALGPAGRVMPERVITKPPSAELKPNQTDQDTLPAYEVLDDILSGLIEREEDVAAIVARGHDEATVRRVWRMLDRAEYKRRQAPPGVKITSRAFGRDRRYPITNAFQR
- a CDS encoding glutamate--tRNA ligase; the encoded protein is MSVLVRIAPSPTGRLHIGNSRTALVNWLFARRQGGRFLLRLDDTDMERSTAEFALSIEEDMRWLGLDWDLFARQSDRMGRYAEAEARLKAMGRLYPCYESPEELALRRKVQLAAGKPPIYDRAGLSLTEADCARFEAEGRRPHWRFKLEHGPIAWTDLVRGAVVFDGAKLGDPVLVRADGRPIYGLASVVDDIDFKVSHIIRGEDHVDNTAVHIQLFRALAAPVPEFAHLPLIADTEGGKLSKRIGSLGVAELRRDGIEPMALNSLLAHLGTSDAIEPHGSLEALAQHFDLGHFARSTPRFDPHELEQLNHRLIQTMPFHAVADRLNRSGIDADERFWLAVKPNLTRIADAASWWQVCRGAVAPAIADPGFTETARSLLPPEPWDEATWGRWTDEVKAATARKGKALFLPLRLALTGRDHGPELRNLLPLIGRARAEARLGGKTA
- a CDS encoding cysteine--tRNA ligase — encoded protein: MPLKLHNTLTRRKEEFLPLDPNHVRMYVCGNTVYDLAHIGNARPVIVFDVLNRLLRRLYPRVTFVRNVTDVDDKIIKRSREAGEPIERLTERTTTDFQQDMRALGALEPDVEPRATQHIPQMIGMIEALIAKGHAYAADGHVLFSVPSMADYGQLSRHSRDELIAGARVDVAPYKKDPADFVLWKPSDAAQPGWDSPWGRGRPGWHIECSAMAKQYLGPVFDIHGGGQDLIFPHHENEIAQSRCAHGTPFMARTWLHNGMLTLEDVKMSKSLGNFFTVRDLLKAWPGEVLRYYMLTGIYRQPLSWTRAGLVEAKTALDRLYTALRSAAGAPALPRNDDVPLDVLAALEDDLNTPLALSHLHEQATALNKATKPAERAALAGKLRQSGALLGLLGDQPDAWFQRSASEVAGLDRETIDGLIADRLAARKAKNFREADRIRAELAAKGVALEDGPEGTTWKMQTAVASDA
- a CDS encoding citramalate synthase — protein: MTGRRIYLYDTTLRDGAQTQGIDFSVEDKRAIAEALDQLGLDYLEAGWPGANPTDDRLFAEPPNLAQARMVAFGMTRRAGRSAANDPGLTAVLAAGAGTVCLVGKAWDFQVEVALGADLRDNLAMIADSVAHARTRVDEVVFDAEHFFDGYKANPGYAVDCLRSALDAGAAWLVLCDTNGGTLPHEIEEVVTSLGASLPAERLGIHCHDDTGNAVANSLAAVRAGACMVQGTLNGLGERCGNANLVTLIPTLMLKMGYGTGITDAGLKQLTRVSRLLDERLNRAPDRQAPYVGESAFAHKGGLHAAAVARDARAYEHIEPERVGNRRHVVVSDQSGRANLVARFREIGLEVKPDHPGLVALLETVKAREAMGYAYDGAEASFELLARRALEDVPHYFTLKRFRVMDERRYNAKGALVTESEATVTVGVGNELRHEVAVGNGPVNALDTALRKALAGFYGSLDAMRLVDYKVRILTPSDGTGAVTRVMIESGDGHGARWTTVGVSANIIDASVDALFDGITYKLMRDGAKVGAGA